The Streptomyces sp. NBC_00162 sequence CCCTCGGTGGGCCTGCCGACCGGGACGGCGGTCAACTCGGGGAAGGCCGATCCGGGGCAGGTGAAGGTGGTCGCCTCGATGGTGGCCTCGGTGGGCCCGTACAGGTTGCCGAAGGTGCCCACGCGCAGTCGGTCCGCCAGCCGGGGCAGGAGCCCCGCCGGGATCTCGTCGCCGCCCAGCAGGCAGATGCGGACTTCTTCGGCGGCTCCGGCGGGCAGCCCTTCGGCCATCACGGCGAGCAGGGAGGGAACACAGTTGATGACGTTCACGCGCAGGCGTCGCGTCGCCGCCCAGAACTCCGGGGGCGAGAGCGTCTGGGGTGAGTCCATGACCACCACGCAGCCGCCCGCGGCGAGCGTCGTGAAGATCTGGTACGTCAGGGCGTCGGAGGTCACCGCCGACAGCAGGGCGCACCGGCTCTCCTCGTCGAAACCGAGGAGCCGCCCCGAGGCGAGGGTCTTGTGGGCGAGCTGACGGTGGGTGAGCGCCACCGGGCGGGGGAGGCCGGTCGATCCGGAGGTGAAGAAGAGGATGGCTTCGTCTTCGGGATCCGGTCCGGCCGCCGCACCCGGGCCGTCGGCGGTGGCCAGGGCCTGCGGGGACACCACCGGGAGGTCCGTTTGTCCGGGCAGTTCGTCCTCTGCGGAGATGACGCAGACGGCCCCGCTCAGGCGCAGCTGACGGGCGACCCTCGCCGGCGGGTGCGAGGGGTCGAGGGGAACCATCGAGGCGCCCGCCCGCAGTACCGCCAGCACCGCCAGCACGAGTTCGGGGCTCTTGGGCAGCAGCAGCGCGACCCGGTCGCCCGGCTTCACACCGTGGTCGAGGGTGAGCGACCGCGCGGCGCGCGACGAGCGCAGCGCCAGGTCCCGGTGGCTCCACACCACGGTGCCGTCGGACACCGCCTCGCGGTCCGGGAAGCGGTCCGCGGAGTCGTCGACGATGCCGGTGAGGGTCGCGTCGGCGAAGTCCGCCACGACCGGCAGGCCCGACCACCGCTCCAGTTCGGCGCGCTGTGCGGGACCGAGGACGTCCAGCTCCGTGACCGGCCGCCGAGGTGAGCGGCCGAGTTCCTCGAGGGCGGCCGCCGTGCAGCGAAGAAGGGCTGCCGCGGCCACCGGAAGCTCGCCGTCCGCCTCGGCGGTCAGGGTCAGCCGACCGCCTGCCCGACGCAGGGTCAGGCACAGGCCGACAGGCTCCAGCAGCTTGCCGCCCGCCTCCTCGCACACGACGCCGAGCCGGCCGAGAGCACGGCCCACGGGCACACCGGCGAGCGCCAGTCGGGAGGCGACCGCCTCCCGGTCGGGCCAGGCGAGGGGCAGGGCGGACTCGAGTTCGGTGTGCAGCGCCATCAGGAAGGCCGAGGCCGGTGCCGCGCGGTCGAGGGGAGCGCAGAGCGCGAGCTCGCGTGGCACCGCGTCCGCGCCGGTCCCCGTGCCCGCCCCGGGCGACGGGGTGGGCACGGGCACCAGGACCACATGCCGGGGTTCCCCGTCGAGGGCGGCCAGCGCGAGCCGGGTGGCCGCGACGGTCAGGAGCAGGAGGCCGGTCGCGTCGCCTCCCGACAGGGCGTCCAGCCGCTCGGTCACCGCGGGTTCCAGGACGCATTCCGGTGTGGCTCCGTCCGGGGACACGACATCCAGGAACGGAACTCCGCGGCCGGCCGCCAACCGGGCGAGCCAGGATTCACTCAGGGCATTGTCACTCAGCATTTTGTACGCTCACCCAATACCTTCGATGGTTCTGAAGAACTTGACGGCACCTTAAGATCCTGCGCAAGGGAAATGAGTCTTGTCAATCATGAATCCGATGCCTACAGTCGACCATTGCCCTCACTTCCTCCGGTCGTTATGATTGCCGATCATCGACGTCCGGCACCACGATCCACCCACCAACCGACGGGATCTCGCATGCTCAAATCGCAAAGGCTCGCCACGCTTCCGATCGATTCCTACGACCTTTCCGAAGACCTTTCGGTCATCGATTCAAACGATGCCGGAGGTGAGTACGACGCATTCTCCTTCGGCTACTGGTCCGCGCATGTCCTCGCGAACTCCGGAGGAAGCGGCAAGGACACGGCCTTCCGGCCCTACGAGGGCCAGCTCACCCTTACTGAGCTGGGCAAGAAGCTCCCCGGGATCATGTCGCTCGTCACCGACAACTTCCCCCTCGAGAGGCTGCAGTGGGTACGTGTATTCGGCCTCAGTGACGGAATTCTCGCGCCGCATGTCGATTTTCTAGAATTCTCCGAGCCGGGTACGAGGCTTCAGATACCCCTGCGCACGGACGAGGACTCCCTGCATTCCGAGAACGACATCGTCTATCACCTCCGGCGTGGCGAGGTCTGGAAAATCCACACCACAGTTCCGCATTCGGCCCGGAGCGTTTCACCGCTCGCCAGGCTGTCTCTGTGCCTTGATTTCTCGGATGCCGAAGCCCCCATTGAAATCAAGAACGCCATCCCGTCCGAGCTGCCGGTCCGCATCATTTCGCGTCCTCCGGTCTCGGACGCCGACGTGGCGGAGCTGCTGTCCTCCGCGGCCGATATGAACGCCACCAACCTGCGCGCCTCCTTCCGGAAATTCGCCGCGGTCCCCTTCACGCGCCAGGCCGATGCGACGGCGGCGTTCGACTGGTTCATCGAAGCCGCCGTGCGCACCGGGGACGACGCACTGGTCCGGAAGGCCGAGGCGTTCCGGACGTACTGCATCGAGAAGCGCGGCTACCGCGAGGACTTCGACTGGTGAGGCACCAGGGACAGGGGCTGCGCCCCGTGGCCGGGCAGGGCCTTGCGGTCGAGCTTGCCGTTGGGTGAGACGGGCAGGCCGTCCACCAGCCACCAGCGCACCGGCACCATGTAGTCGGGCAAGGCCGCGAGCAGCGCCCGGCGCAGTTCCGGGGCCGGCGGCGGATCACCGGTGAGAGCAGCGTGCAGCTCCACCGCCCCGTCGGCCCGCACCACCGCGAACGCCGCGGCGTCCTTGACCCCGGCGAAGTCCGCGAGGCGCGCCTCCACCTCCCGGGGTTCCACGGCATTGCCTCGGATCTTGATCAGGTCGTCGATCCGGCCCAGCAACTGGAGCGTCTGGTCGGCCCGCCACACCCCCCGGTCCCGGGTGCGGTACAGCCGCTCGCCCGGACGGAACGGATCGGGCACGAACGCGGTGCGGCTCAGCTCGGGATCGGTGTACCCCAGGGCCACCCCCGCACCGCCGATGTACACCTCCCCGACCTCCCCGTCGGGCACCGGCACGCCGTCCTCGTCCAGCACGTAGACGTAGGTGTTCCACACCAGTGACCCGACCGGCGGCCTCGGCTCGAGATTGCCGGCAACCCCGCTCATCGAGTGGCTGGCCACCATGTGGTTCTCGGCCGGCCCGTAGTGGTTGTGCAGGGTGATCTCCGGCCGGCGCGTCAGCAGTCCCTCCAGAGCCTCCGTGACCCGGACCGTCTCGCCCGCGCTGATGATGTGGCGCAGGTCCGCGGCGTGCTCGAAGTTGGTCGGCAGCGTCATGACCACGTCGATGAGCGACTGCGGGAAGTCGACGACCTCGATGCGTTCGTCGATGACGAAGTCGATCAGATCCCGTGGATCGCGCCGCACATGGGGCTCGGGCACGTGCAGGCACCCGCCCGAGGCGAGCGTGTAGAACATCTCCTGGACCGACACGTCGAAGGTCAGCGGTGCCACCTGGAGAACCCGCCGTCCGCGCCCGAGCCCGGAGCCGTCCACCTGCCAGGAGATGAAGTTGGCCAGGCAGCGGTGGGTCTGGACGATGCCCTTGGGCTTGCCGGTGGATCCGGAGGAGAAGATGACGTACGCGGGATCCCCCGGCGCCGGCGCCCGGCGGACCGCCGCCGCCGCGCTGCCCGCCGGATCCGGTGCCACCAGACCCGCCAGACCGGTCGCCCGCAACCCCGGGGCGCCGGTGTCCAGCGCCCCCGGATCGGCCATGACCAGCAGCTCCGCGCTGCTCGCCCGCAGAATCTGCTCGATGCGCTCGGGCGGGTACGTCGTGTCCACCGGCAGATAGGCGGCCCCGGCCCGCAGCGTGCCCAGGACCGCCGCGGTGAACTCGGCGCCCGCCCGCGCGGCGATGAGCACCGTGTCACCGCGCCCGATGCCGAAATCACTCCCGAGCCGGCCCGCGACGGTGTCCGCGAGACGGTCGAGTTCCGCGTACGTGACCTCCCGGCCCGGCTCGCGCACCGCGGGTGCCCCCGGGTGCGCGGCCACCTCGCGGTCGATCAGCTCCAGGACCGAGGAGACACCGGTGTCCACCACCGGCCCGGCGTGCCCCGGGAGAGGGGTCGCCGCGGTCATCGCCGTGCCCCCGGCTGTCCCTCCCAGGACCGGGTGACCGGCTCCGGCAGGAACGAGTAGGGGTCCTGCGGGTCGTCGGCGGTCGCCTCGACGGCGATGTGGTGACCGACGCCGAGGTCTCGTGCGAGCTCCTCGAACACCTCGACCATGACGAGGTCCTGGAGCGCCAGGCCCGTCGAGTCGTACACGGTGGTGACCGGGGACAGCCTCCGGTGCGCCTCCGGGTCCAGGAGGATCTCGGCGAGCGAGGGCCCGATCTCCTCGGGAGCGAGCTGCTGGCAGTCGCCCTCGGCTCGCGCCTGCGCCACGTGGTCGGGGACGACGACCGCGTTGCGCAGCAGTTCCAGCGGCAGCTCGGTCTTTCCGGGCATGTCGGAGCCGATGGTGTTGATGTGCACCCAGGGCTTGAGGCTGGTTCCCCGGATGACCGGGCCCGCGTACGGCGCGACCGAGGTGGCGGTGCACAGCACGTCGGCCCGCTCCTCCACCTCCGCCAGCGGAGCGATCCGTACGGCCCCGGCAGGCAGCCGGGACCTGGCCGCGAAGGAGTTCTCCGCCCGTACGTCCTCGTCGCACACCAGGATCTCGGAGAACGAGAAGACCCGGGACAGGGCGTGCAGTTGTGTCACGGCCTGCGCGCCGCAGCCCACGAGACCGAGGACCGCGGAGTCCGGACGCGCCAGCACCCGGCTGGCCAGCGCGGACGCCGCACCCGTACGGATGGCGGTGGCGAAGGTCCCGTCGATGACCGTCCGCAGGTGGCCGCTGTCCGCATCGAAGGCGCACAAGGTGGACAGAATGGTGGGCAGCTGGTTCTTGGTCGGATTGTGCGGGTTGTAGCCGACCATCTTCATGGACACCGTGGCGCCGTGCCGGAGCGCGGGCATCCACTCCAGCAGACCCAGATGGGGTGTCTCGATGAGGAATCCGTCCCGCTGCTTCATCTCCACCGGTGCGTCGCGGCCGGTGGCGAGAACGGTTTCCAGTCGGGCGATCGTCAGATCGTAGAGTTGCCCGAGTCCCACCTTCGAGACGATGGTGGCGATGGCTTCGGCGTCGACTATGCGGGTGCGCTCGGCTTGCAAGGGTCTCTCCTGGCGCTCAGTGTGCGGGCTGGTCCGAAGAAGGCGTAGGAACAGAGGATTTTGAAGAGGCCGGGCCGCGCCCGTGCCAGGACTCCCACAGCCCGGCGTACGCGCCCCCCGCCGAGACGAGCTCGTCATGAGCTCCCTGCTCGGTGATGCGGCCGGCCTCCATCACGACCACACGGTCCGCGTCATGAGAGGTGTGCAGCCGGTGGGCGATGGCGATGACGGTGCGCCCGCGCAGCACGCCTGCGAGCGAACGCTCGAGGTCGCGGGCGGCCCGCGGGTCGAGCAGCGAGGTGGCCTCGTCGAGCACCAGGGTGTGCGGATCGGCCAGGACGAGCCGGGCCAGGGCCAGTTGCTGTGCCTGGCCGGGCGACACGGGGTTCTCGTCGGTGCCCAGCTCCGTGTCGAGGCCGCTGGGAAGGGCCTGGACCCAGTCCTCGGCGGCCACGGCCGCCAGGGCCGCCGTCACCTGTTCGTCCGTGGCGTCCGGCGCGGCCAGTGCGACGTTCTCGCGCACGGTTCCGAGGAACACGTGGTGTTCCTGGGTGACCAGTGCGACGTGGCGGCGCAGTTCTTCCAACGGCAGTTCGTGGACCGGCACTCCGCCCAGCGTGACCGATCCGGTACGCGGCTCGTGGATCCCGGCGAGGATGCGGCCGAGGGTCGACTTCCCGGCCCCCGAAGGGCCGACGATGGCGATGCGCTCACCGGATCCGACGCTGAGACTGACGTCCTCGATCACGTCGTGACCGGCCCGGTAGGCGTAGGCGATGCCTTCCGCGGCCAGCCGGTCGCCTTCGGGCCGCCGGCCGGAGTCGCTCGCCGGGCCGGCGTCGGCCTCGATGCCGATCAGGCGGGCCAGCGAGGCATCACCGACCTGCAACTCTTCGAGCCAGCCGAGGAGTTCGTCCAGCGGGTCGATCACGGCCCGGGTGTAGAGGGTCGCGGCGGTCACCTCGGCGAGGCTCACCCAGCCCTCGATGTAGAAGAAGCCGCCGAACAGCAGAGTGGCGGCTACCGGCAGCACGTAGCCGAAGTCCATCAGCGGGAACCAGACGCTGCGCAGGAACAGCGTGCGCCGCTCCGCGCCGTTCGCCCGCTCGACGTCCTCGTCCGTGCGGCGGATGCGCGGGCCGGACCGGTGCAGCGACTCCACGGTGCGGGCGCCGGTCACCGTCTCCGAGAGGCCCTGGGAGAGGTCGGAATAGCCGGCCGCCTCGGCCAGGTAGGCCTCCCGGGCACGTGCCAGGTACCAGCGGGTCGACCAGACGATGAGCGGGACGGCGACGAGGCACGGCAGGACCATGATCGGGCTGGTGACGACCAGCGCCACCAGTGTCAGTCCCACCGAGAGGCTCGCCACCAGGATCGACGGCGCCCCCATGCGTACGGCGCTGGACAGCGCATCCACGTCGCGGGTGCTGCGGGTCAGCAGATCGCCGGCCCCGGCCTTCTCCACCGTGTGCAGGGGCAGGGTCAGGACCCGCCGTACGAACCCCTCGCGGATGTCGGCCAGGACCAGCTCACCGAGCCGGGCCCCCTGGAGGCGGGCAGTGCGGGTGAACGCGGCCTGGAGCAGGAGGAGTCCGGCGATCGTCAGCACGGTGATGTCCACCTGGTCGGTGGTGATGCCCTTCTCCACCTGCCCGACCAGACGGCCCAGCAGGGCGGGCACGACCAGACCGCAGACCGTGGCGAGGACGAACCAGAGCACGGTGCGGCTCAGCAGGCCGGTATGGCTGCGCACCAGGCCCCGTACGTGACGGCGGACCGTCTTCGCGTCGGCTACCGGAAGACTCACTGGGCACTCCTCTGAGAGCGGCTGTCGGAAGGACGGGGGACGGTGACGGTCACGTCTCCTCCCGCATGACAACGGCGGCGTACTGGGACGCACCGGTGGCGAGTTCACGGTGCGTACCGGTCACGACGACCTTGCCGTCCTCCACGTAGGCGACCTCGTCGGCCTGGTCGAGCAACAGCGGGCTGTTGCTCACGACCACGGTGGTGCGCTCCGCCCTGGACCTGTGGAGCCGTTCGGCGATCACCGATTCGGTGTGCGCGTCCACGGCGCTGGTCGGATCCACCAGGACCAGGACCTGGGGCTGCGCTGCCAGCGCGCGCGCCAGCCGCAGCCGCTGCTGCTGACCGCCCGAGAAGGCGGAGCCCCCTTCGGTGACGACGGTGTCCAGACCGTCCGGCAGGGCCTCGACGATGTCTTCCGCGTTGGCGTCGTGCAGGGCCTGGGCCCGCACCTGCTCCGAACGTCCGCCCAGATCCTCGGCCAGGACACCGGAGAAGAGGGTGTCGTCGTTGCGGGCCACCAGGACGAGGTCGCGCACCTGCTCCAGCGGCAGCGAGTCCAGGGGTACGCCGCCGACGGTCACCTGACCCGGGGCGTAGCGCCCGAGCCGTTCGGCGATCTCGGCGCCCTCCTCCGGAGTGGAGGCGGCGATCGCGGTCATCAGCCCCGGCCGGACCCGCAGCCCCGAGTCCGCGTCGTACAGGTCGGGCGCCTCGGAGAGGTCGGCCCGTGCGGCGTCGGAGCCGGCGTCGGGCTCGAGGGCCAGTACCCGCACGACGCGCTGCGCCGCCACATCGGCGCCGACGAACGACTGCACCGCAGAAGTCGCCGTACGCATCGGCAGCATGAGGAACGCGGCGTATCCGTAGGCCGCGACGAGTTCACCGGCGGAGAGACCGCCACCGACGGCGAGGCGGGCACCGATCCAGACGACCGCCACCACGAAGATGCCGGGGAGCAGCACCTCGGCGGCGGGCAGCACCGATTCGACCTTCGCCACGTGGACGCCGGCCTGGCGCAGCCGCTGCGAGTCCTTGCGGTAGCGCTCGCCGAAGGCGGCCTCGCCGCCGATGCCGCGCAGCACGCGCAGACCGGACACGATGTCGCCGGCCCGGTTCGTCAAGTCGCCCTGCAGGTCGCGGTAACTGCCGATGCGCTTGTGCAGGGGGCTGAGCAGCGGGCCCGTGCCCGCGAGGAGGACGGGGACGCCGATGAGGACGAGCAGCCCGAGGGTGACCGAGGTGGAGAGCAGCACGATGGCGACGAGCACGACGGTGACCGCGCTGCCGATGCCGCGGGCGACTGCCCCGGGCAGGGCGCCGATGCGGGTGATGTCCGCCGTGCCGATGGCCACGACCTCGCCGGCGGAGATCCGCTTGGGCAGGGTCGCGCCCAGCCGTACCGCCTGCGCGGCCACGAGGCGGAAGGTCAGGTAGTTGGCCTTGAGCCGGCCGATCGTGTCACAGCGGTGGCGCAGGACGCTGCCGGCGGTGGTCACCAGGGCGAGCCCGATGATGACGCCGGTCCAGACCAGCAGCCGGTCGGTGTCCTGCTCCGAGATGGCGTCGATGGCCCGGCCGATGGCGAAGGGGGTCAGGCCCATGCTGGCCATCCACAGGCAGCCCCACAACACCCCGAGGAACAGTGTGCTCGACTGCCTGCCGATCAGCCATCGAAGATAGTGCCGGGGCGATCGGAGGTCCGGATCTCCCAGCTCGGGCAGCGGATCGTTGCTTGGCAATGCGAATCCTTCGGGGTGGTCCCGTCTCGGATGACCGGGGCGGGCGGGGGCTGAGGGGTACTGAGCGGTTGTGCCGTCGGGGACGCTCGGGAGCGTCCCCGGTCAGCTGTGCGGTGGCAGCAGACCGAGGACGAACGCCCTCAGTTCAGCGGTCACGTGGCGTGGGTCGGCGTGGTGGTAGAAGTGGTCTCCGGGGAAGGTCCGCACGGTGTCGGTACCGGCGGACCAGGCACGCCACTTGCGGATGTGTTCGTCCGTCACGCCGGCATCGTCCTGGCCGCGCCATGCACCGACCGGGCAGGGCAGGAGGGTGTCCTCGCCGGGTGGCGTGTAGGAGTCGCAGATGGCGATGTCGCCGCGCAGGGGTCGCGCCACCGCCGTGGCCAGGCGGCTGTTGGCGGCCAAGGCGGCGGGCACGGCGCCGTCCGCGACCAGTTCGGCGACGAGCTCCTGGTCGGTCAGTCGAAGCGAGCCGGAGGGCTCGCCCTGGTCGTCCGGGGCCCGGCAGGCCGAGGCGACGAATCCGCGGGGCCACCGGCCGCGCTCCCGGCCCAGGGCGCGGGCGAGCTCGTACCCCACCAGAGCTCCCATGCTGTGGCCGAACACGAAGTAGGGCAGGTCGAGCCGGGCGGCGAGGGCCGGCGCCAGCTCGTCGAGCACCTCCGCCATGCCGGTCGCGGGCTCCTCGCGCCACCGGCTCTCGCGGCCCGGCAGCTGTACGGCCAGCAGTGCGATGTCCGGGCCGAGCAGTTCCTGCCAGGGGCGGAACTGAAAGGCGCCGGAACCCGCGTGGGGCAGGCACACCAGCAGCGCCTTCGCGGTGTGCGGCGGGTCCCACTCCACGAGGGGCCCCGGCTTCACAGCCGGGCTAAGACGGACACGCGAATGCGACGCTTCTGAATGGAGGCACACTGTTTCCCTTGTCAGTCGAGGGTGGCGTTCAACGGTGGACGCCGTATGAGAAGTTGGGGGAGCGGGCGTCTTGCACTGCCCCTCGAGTGAAACTCGATTCGAAATACACAGGCCCCAGCCTCGTCGCCAACATTCCTATCACGGAATGGACTTGGAATGTCAACAGGTGAATATCGGCCGTCCGTCATCGCAGCCCCCATGGGCTTCCCCATGGGCTCTCCACGCCACCATTTATGATCCCGGTCGAGTCTGCCTAGAGCTCCGCTTCCGATCGGCTGGAAGTGAAATGGAAGAGCCCTCATCGGGCCCTCGAGTTCAGAGAGTTGTGCCGTAGGTCACGTGGTTGAGTCGCATCGGCTCGTGATTCACTGGCCAGGAATTTACGGGTAAGAGGTCGGTCGACCTGGAGCCTTGTCGGCCAGGGTATTTCGACGTAACGAGGCGTACCTCTGGCCGGTCGGCGTGCAAGGAGATCCCGATGCCGCCGAAGCAGGTGTCCAGAACCCCACCCCTGACGGGGGTGCGGGATGAACGCGTGAAGGTTTCGTGGCGATACAGCGCAACGGGGCCGAGGGGGTGTGCATGGCGCAGGAAAAGCGCGGCGTAGCCGTGGTCTCGGGAGCATCATCGGGCTTCGGCAGGAGAATTGCACAGGTCTTGTGCCGGCGGGGCTACTCCGTCGTGGCTCTGGCTCGCAGAGCGGACCGTCTGAAGATCCTGGCGGACGAGGACTCCACAGGAGCGATTCTGCCGGTGGTCGCCGATGTCCGCGACCGAGAAGGGCTGGCCCGGGCCCTCGACGAGCTGCCTCCGGAATTCCGTGACATCTCGGTGCTCGTCAACAACGCCGGCCTCTCACGGGGGTTCGGCCCCCTTCAGTCGGGCAGTGCCGATTCCTGGCGCGAAATGATCGACACGAATATCTCCGGTCTGCTGAACCTCAGCGGCCTGGTGCTTCCCCGGCTCGTTTCCCGCGGGTCCGGGCACGTGGTGAACATCGGCTCGATCGCGGCGAGTTACCCGTACATGGGCGGAAACGTCTATGCCGCCACCAAGGCATTCGTCCACCAGCTGTCGCTGAACATGCGCGTCGACCTCCAGGGAACGGGCGTCAGGGTGAGCTGCGTGGCGCCGGGTATGGCGAAGACCGAGTTCGCCAAGGTCCGCTACGACGGGGACGAGGAGTGCGCCGACGCGCTCTACCGGGACATCGAGCCGCTCACCCCCGACGACGTGGCCGAGGCGGTGGCCTGGTGTCTCTCGCAGCCCGCCCGCGTCAACGTCAACATGATCGAACTCATGCCGGTCGAACAGCACTTCGGGCTCGGCTTCGCCGGTAGCCCGCCCGCCCCGCCGGGTGGTGCGGAGGGTGCGTGAGTCTGTGCTGACCGCCTCCCGGCGTGTGGCCGCGCCGGACGTGCTCGTCGCAAGACCCGCGCGCCCCGAGGACGCGGAGCAGATCGCTCTGCTCTCCGCCCCGTTCGTCGAGCAGGGCCTGCTGGTCGCCCGCCCGCTGGCCGAAATCGCCGCGACATCGCAGGACTTCGTGGTCGCTTGCGAAGGGGACCGGCTGGTCGGCTGCGCCGGGGTGACACCGTCCGGCGGCAGCCTGGTCGTCTACAACCTGTGCATTGCGGTCGACCGGCAGGGCAGCGGAATCGGCCGGCATCTGGTCGGCATTGCCGAGACCACCGCCAGAGAACTGGGCTACAGCTCTTTGCTGGCCCTGACCCGGCACGGCGGGGAATGGTTCGGGAAGCTGGGCTTCAGAGAAGTCCCGGCGAGCGAGACCCGTGACGAATGGCGCACTCTTTTCCGTCCGGGCCGAAAATCCAGCCTCTACCAGTTGAGGCTCACCTCCTAGCAGTCCGGAAACCGAAGCACGCCCATGTGCCGACTCAAGCAGACCAAGGAGTAACCCAGTTGATAATCTGCGGGTTGAAACTCACGCATGATGGTGCCGTCGCCCTGGTCGACGACGACCGTCTCGTGTTCAGTGTTGAGATGGAGAAGCTGGGGAACGGTCTGCGCTACAGCACTGTTGCCGACTTCAGCCTGATCCCCGGAGTCCTCTCCGACTTCGGCTACAAGCCGGAGGACGTCGACCAGTGGGTCGTCGACGGCTG is a genomic window containing:
- a CDS encoding amino acid adenylation domain-containing protein is translated as MTAATPLPGHAGPVVDTGVSSVLELIDREVAAHPGAPAVREPGREVTYAELDRLADTVAGRLGSDFGIGRGDTVLIAARAGAEFTAAVLGTLRAGAAYLPVDTTYPPERIEQILRASSAELLVMADPGALDTGAPGLRATGLAGLVAPDPAGSAAAAVRRAPAPGDPAYVIFSSGSTGKPKGIVQTHRCLANFISWQVDGSGLGRGRRVLQVAPLTFDVSVQEMFYTLASGGCLHVPEPHVRRDPRDLIDFVIDERIEVVDFPQSLIDVVMTLPTNFEHAADLRHIISAGETVRVTEALEGLLTRRPEITLHNHYGPAENHMVASHSMSGVAGNLEPRPPVGSLVWNTYVYVLDEDGVPVPDGEVGEVYIGGAGVALGYTDPELSRTAFVPDPFRPGERLYRTRDRGVWRADQTLQLLGRIDDLIKIRGNAVEPREVEARLADFAGVKDAAAFAVVRADGAVELHAALTGDPPPAPELRRALLAALPDYMVPVRWWLVDGLPVSPNGKLDRKALPGHGAQPLSLVPHQSKSSR
- a CDS encoding ABC transporter ATP-binding protein, with product MSLPVADAKTVRRHVRGLVRSHTGLLSRTVLWFVLATVCGLVVPALLGRLVGQVEKGITTDQVDITVLTIAGLLLLQAAFTRTARLQGARLGELVLADIREGFVRRVLTLPLHTVEKAGAGDLLTRSTRDVDALSSAVRMGAPSILVASLSVGLTLVALVVTSPIMVLPCLVAVPLIVWSTRWYLARAREAYLAEAAGYSDLSQGLSETVTGARTVESLHRSGPRIRRTDEDVERANGAERRTLFLRSVWFPLMDFGYVLPVAATLLFGGFFYIEGWVSLAEVTAATLYTRAVIDPLDELLGWLEELQVGDASLARLIGIEADAGPASDSGRRPEGDRLAAEGIAYAYRAGHDVIEDVSLSVGSGERIAIVGPSGAGKSTLGRILAGIHEPRTGSVTLGGVPVHELPLEELRRHVALVTQEHHVFLGTVRENVALAAPDATDEQVTAALAAVAAEDWVQALPSGLDTELGTDENPVSPGQAQQLALARLVLADPHTLVLDEATSLLDPRAARDLERSLAGVLRGRTVIAIAHRLHTSHDADRVVVMEAGRITEQGAHDELVSAGGAYAGLWESWHGRGPASSKSSVPTPSSDQPAH
- a CDS encoding ornithine cyclodeaminase family protein; translation: MQAERTRIVDAEAIATIVSKVGLGQLYDLTIARLETVLATGRDAPVEMKQRDGFLIETPHLGLLEWMPALRHGATVSMKMVGYNPHNPTKNQLPTILSTLCAFDADSGHLRTVIDGTFATAIRTGAASALASRVLARPDSAVLGLVGCGAQAVTQLHALSRVFSFSEILVCDEDVRAENSFAARSRLPAGAVRIAPLAEVEERADVLCTATSVAPYAGPVIRGTSLKPWVHINTIGSDMPGKTELPLELLRNAVVVPDHVAQARAEGDCQQLAPEEIGPSLAEILLDPEAHRRLSPVTTVYDSTGLALQDLVMVEVFEELARDLGVGHHIAVEATADDPQDPYSFLPEPVTRSWEGQPGARR
- a CDS encoding GNAT family N-acetyltransferase yields the protein MLTASRRVAAPDVLVARPARPEDAEQIALLSAPFVEQGLLVARPLAEIAATSQDFVVACEGDRLVGCAGVTPSGGSLVVYNLCIAVDRQGSGIGRHLVGIAETTARELGYSSLLALTRHGGEWFGKLGFREVPASETRDEWRTLFRPGRKSSLYQLRLTS
- a CDS encoding thioesterase II family protein, whose translation is MEWDPPHTAKALLVCLPHAGSGAFQFRPWQELLGPDIALLAVQLPGRESRWREEPATGMAEVLDELAPALAARLDLPYFVFGHSMGALVGYELARALGRERGRWPRGFVASACRAPDDQGEPSGSLRLTDQELVAELVADGAVPAALAANSRLATAVARPLRGDIAICDSYTPPGEDTLLPCPVGAWRGQDDAGVTDEHIRKWRAWSAGTDTVRTFPGDHFYHHADPRHVTAELRAFVLGLLPPHS
- a CDS encoding SDR family NAD(P)-dependent oxidoreductase produces the protein MAQEKRGVAVVSGASSGFGRRIAQVLCRRGYSVVALARRADRLKILADEDSTGAILPVVADVRDREGLARALDELPPEFRDISVLVNNAGLSRGFGPLQSGSADSWREMIDTNISGLLNLSGLVLPRLVSRGSGHVVNIGSIAASYPYMGGNVYAATKAFVHQLSLNMRVDLQGTGVRVSCVAPGMAKTEFAKVRYDGDEECADALYRDIEPLTPDDVAEAVAWCLSQPARVNVNMIELMPVEQHFGLGFAGSPPAPPGGAEGA
- a CDS encoding ABC transporter transmembrane domain-containing protein, giving the protein MPSNDPLPELGDPDLRSPRHYLRWLIGRQSSTLFLGVLWGCLWMASMGLTPFAIGRAIDAISEQDTDRLLVWTGVIIGLALVTTAGSVLRHRCDTIGRLKANYLTFRLVAAQAVRLGATLPKRISAGEVVAIGTADITRIGALPGAVARGIGSAVTVVLVAIVLLSTSVTLGLLVLIGVPVLLAGTGPLLSPLHKRIGSYRDLQGDLTNRAGDIVSGLRVLRGIGGEAAFGERYRKDSQRLRQAGVHVAKVESVLPAAEVLLPGIFVVAVVWIGARLAVGGGLSAGELVAAYGYAAFLMLPMRTATSAVQSFVGADVAAQRVVRVLALEPDAGSDAARADLSEAPDLYDADSGLRVRPGLMTAIAASTPEEGAEIAERLGRYAPGQVTVGGVPLDSLPLEQVRDLVLVARNDDTLFSGVLAEDLGGRSEQVRAQALHDANAEDIVEALPDGLDTVVTEGGSAFSGGQQQRLRLARALAAQPQVLVLVDPTSAVDAHTESVIAERLHRSRAERTTVVVSNSPLLLDQADEVAYVEDGKVVVTGTHRELATGASQYAAVVMREET
- a CDS encoding putative nonproteinogenic amino acid hydroxylase: MLKSQRLATLPIDSYDLSEDLSVIDSNDAGGEYDAFSFGYWSAHVLANSGGSGKDTAFRPYEGQLTLTELGKKLPGIMSLVTDNFPLERLQWVRVFGLSDGILAPHVDFLEFSEPGTRLQIPLRTDEDSLHSENDIVYHLRRGEVWKIHTTVPHSARSVSPLARLSLCLDFSDAEAPIEIKNAIPSELPVRIISRPPVSDADVAELLSSAADMNATNLRASFRKFAAVPFTRQADATAAFDWFIEAAVRTGDDALVRKAEAFRTYCIEKRGYREDFDW